From a single Aspergillus puulaauensis MK2 DNA, chromosome 2, nearly complete sequence genomic region:
- the pmcC gene encoding putative calcium transporting ATPase (Pmc1) (COG:P;~EggNog:ENOG410Q1A6;~InterPro:IPR006068,IPR018303,IPR023298,IPR023299, IPR001757,IPR006408,IPR004014,IPR036412,IPR008250, IPR023214;~PFAM:PF00689,PF13246,PF00122,PF00690,PF00702;~SMCOG1037:heavy metal translocating P-type ATPase;~TransMembrane:10 (i160-179o191-210i359-382o402-429i836-857o869-887i920-937o987-1010i1022-1040o1052-1074i);~antiSMASH:Cluster_2.12;~go_component: GO:0016020 - membrane [Evidence IEA];~go_component: GO:0016021 - integral component of membrane [Evidence IEA];~go_function: GO:0000166 - nucleotide binding [Evidence IEA];~go_function: GO:0005388 - calcium transmembrane transporter activity, phosphorylative mechanism [Evidence IEA];~go_function: GO:0005524 - ATP binding [Evidence IEA];~go_process: GO:0070588 - calcium ion transmembrane transport [Evidence IEA]), with product MHKSTTMSDKDEKESWSDDVLLSEPQSEEELRLVDNKFAFSPGQLNKLLNPKSAHAFYTLGGLKGLEYGLQTNLTAGLSTIETILPRSVTIDEARQVAWSNKAIATSSHLQRSSIPLPSQPSKDSIQFTDRTRIFGTNALPSAPKKKFLRLLWDAYNDKIIILLTIAAVVSLALGIYEAASGQSQVDWVEGVAVCIAILIVVSVTAGNDWQKQRQFGKLNKRKLDREVRVIRDGQTIRVHITELTVGDVVHLEPGDSAPADGVVITNHEIKCDESTATGESDHVEKVSGHKAWESLRDGPHEIDVDPFIISGSKVLEGLGTYLVTSVGPHSTYGRIMVSLGTETDPTPLQVKLARLASWIGWFGLGSALLLFSVLFIRFLVQLSGIYQNDTPAVKGQHFMDILIVAVTVIVVAIPEGLPLAVTLALAFATARMLKENNLVRLLRACETMGNATVICSDKTGTLTQNKMSVVVGLFSAREVFGRRPSDISESSSITVADAVAKFPAQFKELLIHSLALNTTAFEENRETGKEFVGNKTEIALLQLASEHLGMSLSEVQGENKIEHVYPFDSSRKAMAVVYRLPAGYRILVKGAPELLLSAATRMVQSATSNETGIPSGLILDEDRQSISRTIDAYARASLRTIGIAYRDLPAWPPANKGQHPSFGEILEDVTWIGAFGIHDPLRPEVIEAIWNCRSAGVEVKMVTGDNINTALSIAEECGIKTDDGMAMEGPELRKLDQEQLDQVVPKLQVLARSSPNDKELLVKHLKRLGEIVAVTGDGTNDGPALKSADVGFSMGMSGTEVAREASSIILLDDNFRSIVTAISWGRAVNDAVAKFLQFQITVNITAVLLTVITAIYNSRNESVFKAVQLLWLNLIMDTFAALALATDPPTADILNRPPTPRHASLFTVTMWKMILGQSIYKLTICFVLYFSGHNILDLDKHSPHEMLELETIIFNTFVWMQIFNELNCRRLDNKFNVLEGIHRNKWFLFINVLMVGGQILIIFVGGAAFGVTRLSARQWGICLGFAVLCIPWAAILKFIPDRYVGVLIRWFSKAVAALWMPMVKAYTAAVYGMKRCIRPATAKRLSGKARVIDEEAPVSTVQ from the exons ATGCACAAGTCAACAACAATGTCGGATAAAGATGAAAAAGAGTCATGGTCCGATGATGTATTATTATCTGAACCGcaatcagaagaagaacttCGTCTCGTCGATAACAAATTCGCCTTTTCACCAGGCCAACTCAACAAGCTTCTGAACCCGAAATCCGCCCATGCCTTCTATACGCTGGGCGGACTAAAGGGCCTTGAATACGGACTACAGACAAACTTGACCGCTGGTCTATCAACAATAGAGACCATTCTACCGAGATCTGTCACGATAGACGAAGCGAGGCAGGTAGCCTGGTCAAATAAAGCGATCGCCACCTCGTCGCATCTCCAGAGGAGTAGCATTCCCCTACCATCACAGCCCTCGAAAGACTCCATCCAATTCACCGACCGAACGCGAATCTTTGGTACAAACGCACTTCCCtccgcgccgaagaagaaattcCTCCGGCTCCTATGGGACGCCTATAACGAcaagatcatcatcctcctcaccatcgccgccgtTGTCTCCCTTGCCCTCGGTATCTACGAGGCCGCATCGGGTCAATCCCAGGTTGACTGGGTTGAGGGCGTGGCCGTGTGCATTGCGATTTTGATCGTGGTTTCCGTTACGGCAGGGAATGACTGGCAGAAGCAAAGGCAATTTGGAAAGTTGAATAAGAGG AAACTCGACCGCGAAGTTAGGGTTATCCGCGACGGACAAACAATCCGAGTGCATATTACTGAGCTCACCGTCGGGGATGTCGTACATTTGGAGCCTGGGGACTCAGCGCCTGCAGATGGAGTTGTGATCACAAACCATGAGATTAAATGCGATGAGTCCACTGCTACCGGGGAGTCAGACCATGTCGAAAAGGTCAGCGGCCACAAGGCCTGGGAATCGCTACGGGATGGGCCACACGAGATTGACGTGGACCCGTTCATTATCTCTGGCAGCAAGGTGCTTGAAGGGCTGGGGACTTATCTTGTTACCAGTGTCGGGCCTCATTCAACATATGGGCGGATTATGGTCTCGCTGGGAACTGAGACAGATCCGACGCCGTTGCAGGTGAAGCTTGCGCGTTTGGCGAGCTGGATAGGTTGGTTTGGGCTAGG TTCGGCCTTACTTCTATTCTCCGTCCTGTTCATCCGGTTTCTCGTCCAGCTGTCCGGTATCTATCAAAACGATACTCCGGCTGTCAAGGGTCAACACTTTATGGACATCCTAATCGTTGCAGTCACCGTCATAGTAGTAGCGATTCCAG AGGGCCTCCCATTGGCCGTTACACTGGCACTCGCCTTCGCGACAGCTCGTATGCTGAAAGAAAACAACCTCGTCCGGTTGCTTCGCGCATGCGAGACCATGGGAAACGCGACAGTGATATGCTCCGACAAAACAGGGACGCTAACTCAGAACAAAATGTCTGTCGTTGTGGGACTTTTCAGCGCCCGCGAGGTGTTCGGTCGACGCCCATCTGATATATCCGAATCGTCGTCGATAACGGTCGCAGATGCCGTTGCAAAGTTCCCTGCTCAGTTCAAGGAGCTTCTCATTCATAGTTTAGCCCTGAACACCACGGCATTCGAAGAGAACCGTGAGACAGGGAAGGAATTTGTTGGGAATAAAACTGAAATTGCGTTGCTGCAGCTTGCAAGTGAACACCTGGGAATGAGCCTGTCTGAGGTGCAAGGGGAGAACAAGATAGAACATGTCTACCCTTTTGACTCATCGCGAAAGGCCATGGCGGTGGTATATCGATTGCCGGCCGGATATCGGATTCTCGTCAAGGGTGCCCCTGAACTTCTCCTCAGCGCTGCTACTCGAATGGTGCAATCGGCCACATCAAACGAAACAGGAATTCCCAGCGGACTGATCTTAGATGAAGACCGCCAGTCTATATCCAGAACGATAGACGCCTACGCTAGGGCTTCCCTTCGAACAATCGGGATTGCCTATCGCGACCTTCCCGCCTGGCCACCGGCAAACAAAGGTCAACATCCCAGCTTTGGTGAAATCCTAGAGGACGTGACGTGGATCGGAGCATTTGGGATTCATGACCCACTCCGTCCAGAAGTTATAGAGGCTATTTGGAACTGTCGCTCGGCTGGAGTGGAGGTTAAAATGGTTACAG GAgacaatatcaacaccgCACTCTCTATTGCCGAAGAGTGCGGTATTAAGACCGATGATGGCATGGCGATGGAAGGCCCCGAGTTAAGGAAGCTTGATCAGGAGCAATTGGATCAGGTTGTCCCTAAGTTACAGGTCCTAGCCAGGTCTTCGCCGAATGACAAGGAGCTTCTTGTGAAGCACCTTAAACGGCTTGGAGAGATCGTTGCCGTCACTGGCGATGGCACCAACGATGGGCCTGCCCTGAAGTCCGCGGATGTTGGGTTCTCAATGGGCATGAGTGGAACTGAAGTAGCGCGGGAGGCCAGTTCCATTATTCTGCTGGATGATAATTTTAGGTCTATCGTCACCGCTATTTCCTGGGGGAGGGCCGTCAATGATGCTGTGGCCAAGTTCCTTCAG TTCCAAATCACCGTCAATATCACTGCGGTGTTGCTCACCGTGATAACAGCGATATACAACAGCAGAAACGAGAGTGTCTTCAAGGCCGTACAGCTTCTATGGCTTAATCTTATCATGGATACGTTCGCAGCCCTAGCTCT GGCTACCGATCCCCCAACGGCggatatcctcaaccgcccTCCAACTCCACGTCACGCCTCGTTATTCACCGTTACAATGTGGAAGATGATTCTCGGCCAGTCCATCTACAAGCTGACTATCTGCTTCGTCCTTTACTTCTCCGGCCACAATATACTAGATCTCGATAAACACTCCCCGCATGAAATGCTCGAACTCGAGAcgatcatcttcaacaccttcgtCTGGATGCAGATATTCAACGAACTCAACTGCCGGCGTTTAGACAATAAATTCAACGTCCTTGAAGGCATCCATCGGAATAAATGGTTCCTATTTATCAATGTCCTCATGGTTGGTGGCCAGATACTGATTATCTTCGTCGGGGGCGCAGCATTTGGCGTCACGAGGCTAAGTGCGCGGCAGTGGGGAATTTGCCTGGGATTTGCGGTCCTCTGTATCCCGTGGGCAGCTATTCTCAAGTTCATTCCAGATCGGTATGTGGGTGTCTTGATTCGCTGGTTTTCGAAGGCTGTCGCGGCCCTTTGGATGCCAATGGTAAAAGCATATACGGCGGCGGTATACGGGATGAAGAGGTGTATAAGGCCAGCAACTGCAAAGCGGCTCAGTGGAAAGGCTCGTGTTATAGACGAAGA